In a single window of the Paenibacillus sp. MMS20-IR301 genome:
- a CDS encoding response regulator, translating to MINILVVDDQKHIRDGLQAMLRQFPLQPGNVYSAASGIEALELLHQHSIQLVITDIRMPDMDGLALMAQTKAARIKLDYLIISGYSDFAYAQKAIELGAKGYLLKPVKREDLESSVEHVWQEIQTREALSQSLEQISLLARETGRKELRMYMQGAAGDDTWIQETEQQNSGLWHSYRLCLLREELWINQPGASSSHSIESVAYRVYGTEGCICLQHRPQLILAVDAAMDTGAFPAALKAAGLEAITVMTSVRNGLKALPDSYTQAMELYRHSYLFPDKHCLLPLHLEPLEQHWELPYEQLYALFQLIGTNNSGRITQGLSGIFHKDVLQRYHIRYTQQLCRAVIQMMEEYERVVSPYMGEEALDLDSLRNLFDYPGIRDYIQALQQQLLRLNQFYYEYKCSYRNSQDLNEAIRFIHENYHKPLDLAMVSNHVSLNYAYFSNQFKKNIGKGFAEYLRDVRLDKARRLLAETDHKIVDITAMVGYESYKSFTRAFREVMDMQPTEYRQQMRRKLAGEGHYRDSVL from the coding sequence ATGATCAATATTCTCGTTGTGGACGATCAAAAGCATATCCGCGACGGCCTGCAGGCGATGCTGCGCCAGTTCCCTCTGCAGCCGGGCAACGTCTACAGTGCGGCAAGCGGAATTGAGGCGCTTGAGCTGCTGCATCAGCACAGCATCCAGCTGGTGATTACCGATATCCGGATGCCGGATATGGACGGCCTGGCGCTGATGGCACAGACCAAAGCTGCGCGGATCAAGCTCGATTATCTGATTATCAGCGGCTACAGCGATTTCGCTTATGCCCAGAAGGCGATTGAGCTTGGAGCTAAAGGTTACCTGCTTAAGCCCGTGAAACGCGAGGATCTGGAGTCCTCGGTTGAGCATGTGTGGCAGGAGATTCAGACCCGGGAGGCGCTCTCGCAGAGTCTGGAGCAGATCTCCCTGCTCGCCCGGGAGACAGGCCGGAAGGAGCTGCGCATGTATATGCAGGGCGCCGCAGGGGATGACACCTGGATACAGGAGACCGAGCAGCAGAATTCCGGCCTGTGGCACAGCTACCGGCTCTGCCTGTTGCGGGAGGAGCTGTGGATTAACCAGCCCGGGGCCAGCAGCAGCCACAGCATTGAATCTGTGGCCTACCGTGTGTACGGCACAGAAGGCTGTATCTGCCTGCAGCACCGGCCGCAGCTGATCCTGGCCGTGGATGCTGCCATGGATACCGGGGCGTTCCCGGCAGCACTCAAAGCTGCCGGGCTTGAAGCCATTACAGTGATGACCAGCGTGCGGAACGGGCTGAAGGCATTGCCGGATAGCTATACTCAGGCTATGGAGCTTTACCGCCACAGCTACCTGTTTCCGGATAAGCACTGCCTTCTGCCCCTTCATCTGGAACCGCTGGAGCAGCATTGGGAGCTGCCCTATGAGCAGCTATACGCTTTGTTCCAGCTTATCGGGACTAATAACAGCGGCAGAATTACCCAGGGCCTGTCCGGCATCTTCCATAAGGATGTGCTGCAGCGTTATCACATCCGCTATACCCAGCAGCTGTGCCGCGCTGTAATCCAGATGATGGAGGAATACGAGCGGGTTGTCTCTCCGTACATGGGCGAGGAAGCGCTGGATCTGGACAGTCTGCGCAATCTCTTTGACTATCCGGGCATCCGCGATTACATCCAGGCGCTGCAGCAGCAGCTCCTCCGGCTGAACCAGTTCTATTATGAGTATAAGTGCAGCTACCGCAATTCGCAGGATTTGAACGAAGCCATCCGCTTCATCCATGAGAACTATCATAAGCCGCTGGATCTCGCCATGGTGTCCAATCATGTGTCGCTGAATTATGCGTATTTCTCCAACCAGTTCAAGAAGAATATCGGCAAGGGCTTTGCCGAATATCTGCGGGATGTGCGCCTCGACAAAGCCCGGCGGCTGCTGGCCGAGACGGATCACAAGATCGTCGATATCACCGCCATGGTAGGATACGAAAGCTACAAAAGCTTCACCCGGGCTTTCCGCGAGGTCATGGATATGCAGCCTACAGAATACCGGCAGCAGATGCGCCGCAAATTAGCCGGAGAAGGACATTACCGGGACAGCGTGCTGTAA